TGAATATGGCTGATCAACCCACAATTAAATAGACAAGCATTAAAAGTAAAGATGCCAAGAAGCAAACATGAAGTGAAGATATAAAACTTCCcaactatattttaaacaaatatatacaaatatttttaaaattgtaacactTATTAAAAATCATCCCAATGCCGAATCTTGTTTAATAAGACTAAATAGGTAGACTGAGTTAGATGTTCACTATGAATAGTTTTGTTTTAGAAACGCTAGATATTACCTTTATTTATGTTCACTCATCACAGTGAAATCTTAGGTATGGTACCCAATTTAAGGCGCTATTTTAGGATGTAACACTAATATAACTTGACTCGTTCAATCACTACTCTGCCAGTTCAGAATAGTACACGGAAAAGGTAATGTTTAAGCAGTTGTTAAAAACCGGCAATTTTGTAGGCTACAAGATATTTCAGTTAACAGCATTATGAAATAAAATGTCATTTACATCACAAACAGCGTGTAAAGTAAAAATAGGTGTTTTGTTTTAGTTCTAAAATTATGTATTCAACAATACTCAAGTGTCAGTGTCAATAATAGTAATACACTATTTACAATTATGAGTACTTGTTTTCtatgaaaatgtttaaaactacattaaagactttgattttttttaaatattttcacacgaaattttttttactcacttAAAATCTTCCTCGTGTAGTTACTACCTTAATACTTCAAAGTTTATTATCAGAAAGTTATGTCACATGTGATTGGGCCATTATTTGAGCGATTTGACACAAAAAAAGCatgtaatatgtatttaattgtaaataatttccTTGACTTTCCTGTACATCAGTCTCGGCGTGGAGGGTATGCAAATAAACAAGTTGTTTCACTATGCTATAAACCCGATATAATTATTTAGaacctataattttttaaagttctCGTACACATTAATTGTCATTGTTTACTATTTAAGTTCAAAACTATATGCAGCTGGCATTTTAATGCTTAAAAAAAGTGTTATTGGCTTAACATTAAGCCTAACCTTGATTTTGAAGCATTTTAAGTATTCATGATTGAGCATATGAATAGTTATATACTGATGAGCAATATAATCCATTGTGAACATAACTCAttctacatatatattttattatatgacTACATCATCTAGTTAATTTAAACGAATTGGAATATTTTATAGTCAATTGTACAAACAAATGACTTTTCGAACCCACTTAAAAatattagattaaaaaaaatccctgagcTGGGAATGATCAGGGTAACCTTCAAGGCATAGCCAACAATCAGAATACTTTTGTGTGTTTTCATGCGGCGGCCCATTGTTCTCGTTCTCGCTCGACTCGCTGTTGTTCGCGTCGCGTGGAAGCAGAGAGAAGCGCGTGTTTTTCGAACAAGCAAACCTCCGAGGTCGCAGTTTTGAGAGAGTGTTTGCACACTGacaaagcaatttaaaaaaaaaaaaaaaaaaagcgggcgCCAGTCTCGGATACTGAAACTTTGTGAGTTCTGTCGCTGTCAGCTGAACAGAGGATGCACTGTATTCCAGTTGAATTCAAGGAGTAATGGTGCGGGAATAATGATTTGTTTCTTCACCATCAGTGAGCTAACTTGTAAATGACCTAGAAACTTTTGCCTTAATGAAATCGCaatagaaaacattttatttttctcaaatcGACATGAAAATGTACTTGTAGTTTCCAACCTGACGCAAGGTCTCAGGGATGAAACGGGGACGACACTCAAAGGAGCCAGCTGCCCGAGGGACAGTACTTTCGTTCCAGCCAATCTGAAGATTGCGTAAGGTGGTATTGgatgtgagtagtataggatagccggtccaaGCCCAGGCTTCAgactgtggtgcctggtgcctgTCCGCAATCTTGTATTATAACGTCAAGGCGGCTattttggatgactttgacctttgaccttgataaTTACCTGGAAATTCAAATTGGTCCAAATTTGGCCAAACAATTTCTTCAATTGAACCCAAATTTCCAAAACAAattgccaaaatccgccaaaatgttCAGTTCTATTGaaaaaatctgccaaaaaatataaaatatccaaaaaataaaaaagtcctCTATTATAAGGAAGGAATTCCCATTATGAggtaaaatttcccattttatccTTAAAAAAGCAAACGGCTTGAAAATTCCttaaagtggcttaaattctCCGGCGACAAGTCGCCATAAGCAGCACCTTGACAGTTAAGATGCCATGGCTATAATTTGGAATTATGTCATCACCATTGTACTttttgttatggccgccatcttgaaaatccgtattttttatgctaagtaatcgaaaaactttttaaaactattaaaataaattcatagtaatttaaataaaaaacattccgcCATGTTGGTTTATAAAATTCCATGTTATACAGTAcggcaacatatttaattcgtcgggcAGGTATCTTTATtagtgttgtttttcgtagagtgaataattaataaaaatcagGAAAAGTAataggaaaaataattaaaaaaaaatattttaagctttagttatccttatcactggccgagaatcaaaccaaacaCGGGAATCTATCGCgtcaataattattttgatgagtgatttttttatgaatttttttttaaatttattggtcaataaacacaaattttgaaGATGGTGGTCCTATCGGCATATAAGGGGCTGGTATATGATaaacttaagcctcttttaggattttgaacatgatatattaaataagtatttttatatctaatttttttttgcattgatcaagtagCGAACCAAAGATGGATattgatcgaatcaataattataataattgcagaattttttgatgaattttggaatcaacccgaatttatagctaaataattaagaatatCCAATATGGcgccaaatgtcaagatggcgggcactagagcaataataaattattactgcgctctagtgggtaaaaattaatcCTATATGggggtagcgcactctagcagatgaaaataagATGGAGACCTCcagcaaaagaaaaaaagttgGTTGACATGATGACATAATAGCTGGCTATATATACCGtggcattggtggtgggaggtcagtctgttggtTGCTCCCGTGGAGGAAAGATCTGACGTAATGTTTAATCGAATGACTtcaccgagttcgaaccgaggactccatgatttaAGTGcggttttcaaataataatttattaaaattttatttattgatatttgtaaatttaaaattttttcctgaatttatagctaaataattacagattttcaagattgcgaccgtaacgtcataatctaagatgatggagtgttttcatttaaatattattaattaattttttataaacttatattttttaatttctagcacaataaatacggattttcaatatgttggccgtaacgaaaattccaACGGTGACGCCATAATTCAAGATAGCGttatggcatcctaattgtcaaggtgctGCTTAGAGTGGTTTGTCTATGGGGTAATTTGAGccgtatttaaaaaattttaaaggcGTTGACATTTTTGGGAactaaaacggtaaattttccttcaaaacaagaatttttcccttgagtaattttgagtcatttataaaattgtttgagttcaagatggccactgtgacgtcacaatcaaagatggcttTCGGCTCATGCGGCACCAAGCCTTGAAGCCTGGGCCCAGAGGAACTATTAAATACTACTActtgcatcccacataaaaaagaAGAATATTTACCACTATGAAAAACGTGGTTCCATCTGTTGTTGAAATGCATAACTACTTGTGACaatatttttgtatgaaataaaataacacttgttgctgaatggagctattggaGCTATTGACTTGGAACACTTTAAGCTGTTGGAGCAAATGGAGCTTTtgggcagttggagccaaagacttttggagctaaAGACTGATGAAGGCATTGAGCTATAGGGACAATAAGAGCTATTgaagcattggagcatttggggatttggagcacttggagcacatGCAGCATTTAAAACTTTAGAGTACTTGGAGGTATCGGAGCACTTGGAGGACTTGGAACTttcggagctgttggagcaattggagcctacCATATATTGGCAAAACCGTATTCCTGTGACAAAATCGTATCACACCACGTCAGATTTTgtccaaatgttcttcctttttgtcaaatatGTGTCCTGTGtttgtattgcattttattttgtgtgtcctatgtgAACTGTGTGCTCattgtgttcattgtgtgtgtactgtgtgtccattgcgtgtaatGTGTTTACTGTTTGCACTaggtgtgtgctgtgtgtgtatgtgctgtgtatactgtgtgtgtactgtgtgcgtaCAGTGTGTCCAGTCTGTActgtgtgtgcattgtgtgtactatgtgtactgtggatactgtgtgtactgtttgtccagtgtgtgtactctCTGTGTGCTGTGcatgtactgttttttttttttttttatagaggcGGGAAAATCTTTCAAATACACCGCCTTGAGGGATGATACATGATGGTCGGTAGTGTGGGATTTCCACCCACTAAAAACCCTCCTCTTCACGTAGGGGAGACTGGGCTGGAACCGCGTTAGCATTACTTCAACCCAGTCCGTGTTGCGTCAAACCCCATTTCACTGGTCTCTTTCTCAGATAAATTTCCTCGAGGATGCACCGCACGTAGGCAGAgatttcattccagttttattcTCTTTGTATCATAAGGTTCACTAGGCTCGCAGGATTGAAAGTCTTGCCTATTGTTGCTTCGGTGTTAGCTCTGTGGTTTTTCCATCGTCCGTACTCGAAAAACGTGTGCTTAGCGTCATCGGTTTTGTCCGGGCAGTACTTGCACATCGGAGTGCGGTGAAGGCCTAATTTGTGTAGGTATGCGTTGAATGAGCCATGGCATGTCAACAGTTGAGTCAGGAAGAAATCCATGATTTCGGTCGATCCAGGTTTTGATGTTCGGAATCAAGCGAGCTGTTCATCTGCCCTTGTCGCTGGTCTTCCATCTGTCTTCCCATTCTTCCAGTGTTTTCGCCTTCACTTATTCTCTGACTTCCTTTGCGATGTCACCGGTAGCTTTGATGCCATAGAGTTTCGCCCCCTCTAATTTTAGTAGGTCAATAGGCTGCTTTAACTAGTACGGCAGCTTCGGAGACCGTGCAATAGGCGCAGGTCACCCTGAGAGCTCCACGCCGTTGTACTGCTGCTATCTTCCGCCGATGTCTTCTGCTTGAGAATATCTGCCCATACTTCCGCTACATAGAGTAGGATTGAGTGGACTACTTCGAGAAGAACTCTTCTCTTTTTGGTTACTAGAGGCTGGTAGATGAAAaacttaagccgcttttaggattttgaacataaattattaaataagtatttaaaatctaaaatattatttttccatgGATCAAGTATCAAACAAGGACGTATATTGATTGAATAAATCATTATAtgaatgaatgatttttttttgatgaattttggaatttttctcaaattttgaatgaaataattatgaatttcaaaGATGGCGTCCAATATGAGGGACATCCtggcaataaattattattgcgCTTTAgcgagaaaaaattaaactaacatgttaatAGCGGACTCCattagacgaaaacaaaatggcggaagtgACGTTacactagctggcgatatatataccttggcattactAGTGCGAGGTCAGTCAGTCGGTGTTTTCCATGAAGAAAGGatccgtcttttttttttgtatttaccctcactgggttcgaatcGAGGACCTCATTATAttagtgcattttaaaattataaattaataattgttttttttaattttaaaaactttttttggaattttttggataaaaattacggattttcaatatggcggccgtgacgtcataatccaagatggcggaatgttaattatttatatttacgttgatgaattttttgtaaatttaaattttttctttatttcctagcataaaaaaaattcaagatggcggccgaaatgaaaagtgcaacgatgacgacataattcaaaatggctagCAGTCCGAAGGGCGACGATTGCTTCTGTCCGCTGCCAGAGGAacatgcgccactggtaccaacccaGACGCGCACATAAAACAATACGGGCCGGAAGATACAAACTCGCAACCCCAACATGGGTAAAAAATTTCTGTCCCAACCAACTCTTCTTCCCCTTGTCTTCTTAATGCTTGCAATAtttaaccccgcatgaatgaACCCAGGGTTTTTCCTGTGCCCATTCATATTTtatctgggcccaacttaactattTAGCTATGGCATCAATGCATACTACCAGGGGCGGATTCATGACTGACTTCTGGGTGTGGAACCGGTAGTCTGGTCCTGGTATAATACaagtttattacttcagaagtcatATTACCAGGTGCATATTTTAGCCTactgatttggggggggggggggggggggggtacgtgCTTCCATGCCCACCTCTATATCATTCACTTCATACTACGTTTTCTGCAAGGCTgtaacccagcatgattaggcctGGAACGCACCTAGAGTCTTTACTAACCCAGACCCCCTCCCATAATaaaacacttagtttttagttacgtTAGTATATGAAATACGAGTAAtagcgtgtaactcagtacacgtaaaagaaaagaaaattgggccacgcggtccccccccccccatgtaaaTTTCGCCGGACCCTTTTACGAAtcatacagatttgcgcccctgaagcaccccattactaaatttaagtacatttttgttaaaagttcatatattcattttcgtaatgacaaTATCCTAAAATTGTCgtattgactatatcctaaaataagCGATAGATTATCTATTACAAATCACATTGTTATTACTGACAGAAAATTTCCGACaaaaatgatatcaagcaccccatgtTCTTGGTTATACAGAGTTGAGCTGTATTATTTGGATGTTAGACAAAaagcttaaattaaattttttttttaaattttagttcatTCAAACAGAAAagagtttttgttttaattttttaaaccataagtttatttaaattatttaaaaacatttaaccaATTATATGATAACAAAagactaaatataatttattaaaacagaTTGTAGTcttttttaaaacacaatatttgATTGAAGTACACATTTTGCTTTGCTTctgatataaaaattataaaagggtGTTAAGTTTATCATTTGTATGATAATCAAATTTAGGACATTAAAGTCTATATTTCGTTGAGTAAAATTCTTGTTTATGTTAAAAGGCAATATAGTAATATTTACAGCAGGCACTTGTACAAAAAACTACAACATATTATCCTACTGTCATCAGTACTTTTGTTTCcataaaataaacacaatataTCATAAGTAATAAAtagaaaaatgtatataattttgtatAACAAATTACGACCCACATGTTAATTCACTTAAATCATGCACCTATATGAATTCCCAAATGTACAATAGTTATACATgataaacacatttataaaagatttttttcaCCAAAAATTGGCAGAAGCCTTTTTAATGCCTTAACATAATTAACAGGAAAAAGTGAAATAGACATGTCAAAAGCATCTGTACCAATCTTGAAAAAATCTTCAGCAGTAAAACCACTGTCTGAGTCTAATGATAATAAGGGAAGAAAAGTAACTGTATAAAATAAACCCATCAACATCTTGCTCTCGAATTCCTGGACCAGTTGTGACAGAGAGATGATGTGCAGATCTGTAGCACCCAGTGACTCTAGTGTGGACACTAATTCAGCGTGGTACTCCTGCAGGAGTACATCAATGTGGTTGGTCTTTACTTCCTCGCTGGCGCTGCTGAATAGGAACTGGATCAGGTCGAGCACTGGAGAGTTGTAACTGCAGCACTGGATGTCCACGAGCATGACGGCTTCCACCTCCCCAGATTCTGAATAGCGGAACATTGTGTTGTGAACACCAAAGTCTCCGTGGTCTAGAACATTAAAGGCGGCATCGTCTCTCGTCCAGAGAGTAAGTAAATTTTCTTGCATTTTCTCACAGCATTTCCGTAGGCGGTTTGACCAGCTGGGTCCGAAATCATCCCAAGACTCCACCAATTTGTATAGAGCT
This DNA window, taken from Bacillus rossius redtenbacheri isolate Brsri chromosome 3, Brsri_v3, whole genome shotgun sequence, encodes the following:
- the LOC134530858 gene encoding uncharacterized protein LOC134530858 isoform X2, with amino-acid sequence MESSDEITVELMQEIMREVEKDNTLTVLPSLLVDELNKELHGGSCLSRVTVNFSRGEDKSQQTISLIVKVLPNIAVMSEAVRNSSMFPREIQMFDEILPRMSNLLKSALAGDHTEFFARVYYTRKSPNFLIAIEDLAPKGFKAQKRKYGLDLKHCQLAFKMIARFHAASVVINRRDKDLLAVFDKYSFTEEALKKPMTEIASRVWLALYKLVESWDDFGPSWSNRLRKCCEKMQENLLTLWTRDDAAFNVLDHGDFGVHNTMFRYSESGEVEAVMLVDIQCCSYNSPVLDLIQFLFSSASEEVKTNHIDVLLQEYHAELVSTLESLGATDLHIISLSQLVQEFESKMLMGLFYTVTFLPLLSLDSDSGFTAEDFFKIGTDAFDMSISLFPVNYVKALKRLLPIFGEKNLL